The nucleotide window attcaacaaaaagataGGGGAATCGAAGGCACATGCAAAATTAACTCAAAAACACACAAGCAAACAATAATCAAATGAGAATCAGTTTCTCATTTTTCCGGAAAactcaaaaatgaaaatatagaacTGCACCTAATTGattgatataattttgaaatgccCTCCGGATTCAAGCTCCGATACCATGTGATGCAATCCAAGCCATGAACACTTGGTTCAGATCATTCCGGATGCAAATTCAAGAACCACTATTGTTGACCTTCCAAGAACTCAAGGacagaaaaacataaaatacaaataagatgaaggaaatgaatAGAATGATGCCACAATCCAAGAAGAATCAATAAGCCGAAAGAGGATTTTCCATAAAGGAATAACTTCCttgataaaaatcaatttggttttCAGTCAAAAACCAAAGAAGAGGCTAAGTTCTCTCTAAGCACAAGCTTAAtttcaattatatcaaaagtTTCTACAATTAAGAGTttatgagtatttatagaactaGACTTAAGAAGATAACTAAGTCTCTAATAAGGCTTATTTACATCAAGCTCAAGCCCATtacacaaataaacaaaaactatGAATTTTCATAAATTCACGCTGAAGGTGTGCGCTAAGCCAGATAGCTTGTGCTAAGCCCAATTTCTCCTCGGGTTGAAATTGGGCTAAGCCAAACAGCTCGCGCTAAGCTTGACAACGCGCACTAATCCCATACGTGTTGTTCAACAATCTTCAACATGCTCCAATTCAGCTCCTTGTGATTTTCTCCTTCCTTTCCTTTGACGAGTAGTCCATCCTTGATCCTCTTAGCCATCTCTTCTTGTAGAAGCTTGGAATTAGACCTTGTCATTGGCCCCTTCAACTCATGAAGTGTTTCTAGGTCCTTATGCTCTTTGGATAGCCGTCTATCACCCACAACACAGGATCAGGCTTAACCTCCATGCTCCTCACAAGGTCGTAAGCTTCTTACACGCGCCCAGCTCAGCCAAGAAGATTCACCATACACCTATAATGCTTAACCTTTGGTTCCATCCCAGACACATTCTTCATCGAATAAAAAACCTCCCATCATTTGCTCACCAAACCAGCATGCACACATGTAGTCAAGGCTGCAACAAAGGTAATATCAGAGGGTTTAACCTCAACATAACACATATCATGAAACAACTGCAAGGCCTCATCTCCAAACCCATGTATGCCATACCCTATAATCATAGAGTTCCAAGCCACCACATCCTTTCCCTCCATTACATCAAACACCTTGCGCGCATTATCCAAACTCCCACATTTACAATACATATCAGCCAATGCAGTACCCACTCGAACGTTAACCCCAACGCCATTATTCTCAACATACGAATGAACCCACCTACTACACTCCAATGCACTAACAAAACAACCTCAATAGTTATCTCATTTGGCCTAACCTTCCCATTCCCATTCCCatgcatcatcatcatttttctaaaaggcACTAAAGCCCCATAGGGACACCCATGCTGGGCATACCCATCAATCATCACGTTCCAACACACCACATCCTTCACCCCCATCCTTTCAAACAACACCCTCACCTCCGGGAGCATCCCGTGTTTCGTGTAGCATGTAAGCATGGTGGTATAAGACACCAAACTCCTATCAAGCATTGTGTCAAACAGTTTCTATGCGGACGTAACATCACCGTTACGAGCATAGGCATCAACGAGGCCCATGGAGATGTAAAGATGGGAGCTTAGGCCGAACTTGATGGCATGAGAGTGAACGACTTTGATGGGGTGGAGGGTGCAAGCTTTTAAGAGGGAAGAAGGTGTGAAGGCGTTGGGTTGAATGGGGTGGACTAGCATCTGGGAGTAGTAAGAGAGCGTGTGGTGGTAGAGGCCGAAGTGTGTGTCGGCGTGGATGATGGGGGTCCATAAGAAGACATTAGGGTTTGAGGTGCTGTGGAAGAGGGTGACAGAGTGGTGGAGGTGGCCGAGGGAGGAGTAGGAGCGTTGGAGCTTGAACATGAGGATGGGGTGGTGGTGGAGGCCGCGACAGAGGAGTGTGGCGTGGATTTGGAGAAGGTGGTGCGTGGATTTGGAGTTGTCAATTAGGAGGGCAATGATGTCTTTGTCCACCTAAGCTGCTGAAGTTATCGACGGTGGCAGAGTCGTGAATAGAGtggctgatcgaggccgtacccgaatcaaataaacattaaaatgcagtaactaggaagtgatcttaGGTCGTTTTCCAACGAGTAATGActgaccaaatgttcataatatgcttcattataacaataacaattgGGGGAgggggtgtgtgtgtgtttgttttatgaatttaagaacaagcaaattggaatacgaaattaatagtattaaaaacgtgttgtttccCCTGATTCAAaatccattctcttatcctaggttatgaggatttcacccctggcagttaaccacttaatccaaccctaatttaatttactaagagaaaatcaatttaaggttgtcaatatgtgattaagcaacacatacaccaaattaaccccttgttcattaagcacgaATGTAATTTAAGCACAgtggcaattaatcgaacacgaagcctGCACAGATTAACATAACGCATGTgagttaattggtgaagggaaaaccgataggagaacaacaataaaaacaaaacctcaaagagaattatgcttcatcctcagagggaaacaacactagaaatttagccttccataagttcaacaaaagtagaaaacataaatgaagctaaaggcagaaaacgaaaatgaagctaaaggcagaaaacgaaaatgaaactaaaggcaGAATAAGGAacaaaaacgaaattgcaattagaagcagaaaatggaaaaatgcaTTCACGTGAACAGTAATACAAAGCtcaaaacgtaaaaccctaacaCTCCTCAACAATAGAATAGCCTCTTCACGAATTCCAAGGCTactatttataagggtcactcaaagtcactgggcctgattacattattttggcctaaaacgaaaataaaaactgaacgcaataaaatgaaattagacgaaatctaataaaattatcttctctcttcaagtccaatctggctcagcccaattgcttataattatcctaaaattgaattaaaaacactaaattaGTCAAGTGGACCCAATtgataaaactgaataataaattcaacaatttgagttaatcagtaattaaattggtgacaaaaaagggttaagaaataggagaaaataatgacacattaaAATCGTCCGCACTTAgctttttgcactcctgggcaaaattaaaaacaaagcaaagaacaaatccagagacattaaagagagatAAACAAACACCAaagcaattacatatttctcactGAGTCTCAGGGAATGAAAGGAATAGGTAATATCCAATGTGTaatgagttaaagaatcaagacagtcatgaaaatcatccaagcatctcaaacatggtcAGGTAGTCAATCCGCTCAAATATAAGTGATATAGCCTCACAAGATattcactctatctctcaagtgtctaggctactatttactctcaaagcacccatgaaaacaaacaccacatagacttggcaaaattctaaaattgac belongs to Glycine soja cultivar W05 chromosome 5, ASM419377v2, whole genome shotgun sequence and includes:
- the LOC114411252 gene encoding pentatricopeptide repeat-containing protein ELI1, chloroplastic-like; protein product: MLDRSLVSYTTMLTCYTKHGMLPEVRVLFERMGVKDVVCWNVMIDGWVHSYVENNGVGVNVRVGTALADMYCKCGSLDNARKVFDVMEGKDVVAWNSMIIGYGIHGFGDEALQLFHDMCYVEVKPSDITFVAALTTCVHAGLVSK